From a region of the Arachis ipaensis cultivar K30076 chromosome B09, Araip1.1, whole genome shotgun sequence genome:
- the LOC107616081 gene encoding uncharacterized protein LOC107616081, which produces MQLKQGSMSVAEYINKFEELCRFSQVCRGDSETYKSWRCVKYQRGLKNNIMTVVAPIEICVFSDLVNKARVVEEYAKTVAASKDTHGGSSSRGRIGLGGCFKCGMPGHIAKDCPRWRNQNAGQSQHQGRVFAVNAKDASKAYPLMRVMTRSGCRQVDFKLESRDFVHDLICLRMVGLEVILGFDWLSKNRVLLDCFERTIRFMPEGENGAVVATGYYLNSVMVHCREEECQGYILLATDTLGDA; this is translated from the exons atgcagctgaagcaaggttccatgTCTGTGGCTGAGTACATTAACAAGTTCGAAGAGCTTTGTAGGTTTTCTCAGGTGTGTCGGGGTGACTCGGAGACTTACAAAAGTTGGAGATGCGTTAAGTACCAGAGGGGTTTGAAGAACAACATTATGACTGTTGTGGCTCCTATAGAGATCTGTGTCTTCTCTGACTTGGTGAATAAGGCTAGAGTAGTGGAGGAGTATGCCAAGACCGTGGCGGCATCTAAGGACACTCATGGAGGGAGCTCTAGTCGTGggcgt ATTGGTTTAGGTGGTTGCTTCAAGTGTGGGATGCCTGGCCACATTGCGAAGGATTGCCCTCGTTGGAGGAATCAGAATGCGGGCCAGAGTCAACATCAAGGTCGAGTCTTTGCTGTGAATGCCAAGGATGCCTCCAAGGCATATccgttgatgagag ttatgactaggtcaggttgtagaCAAGTAGATTTCAAGCTTGAGAGTAGAGATTTTGTGCACGATTTGATCTGTTTACGAATGGTGGGACTTGAAGTGATTTTGGGATTTGATTGGTTGTCGAAGAACCGGGTTCTGTTGGATTGCTTTGAACGGACAATTCGGTTCATGCCAGAAGGAGAGAATGGGGCAGTGGTAGCTACGGGGtattacctgaactctgtaatggtgcaTTGTCGTGAAGAGGAGTGTCAAGGTTATATTCTGTTGGCTACGGATACGTTGGGTGATGCCTAG